A stretch of Microbacterium caowuchunii DNA encodes these proteins:
- a CDS encoding S9 family peptidase codes for MTDNAASVQPPRALREPRIRRHHGDEFADPYEWMRAKDDERVTAHLEAENAYTDARTAHLEPLRQRIFDEIKDRTLETDLSVPARRGDWWYYSRTVEGKQYGIHCRAPIADPEDWTPPEPTAGEPLPGEQVLLDGNEEADGLEFFSLGTFDVSADGRLLLYGIDATGDERYTLRVRDLETGETLPDVIEDTFSGAELSPDSRYVVYSTVDEAWRPDTVWLHELGTPTASDRTLFHEPDEKYWVGAGFTRSERFLVIGVGSSITSEEWLVPADDLHAEPRVVWPRTEGVESDSAHAVVDGEDVLYILHNQDALDFELVRVPVADPGGERQVVIPHVPGHRLLGVSTFRDWGVVGYRREGIARIGMLDYATSSVREIPFYEPLYSVGTAGNPEWAPPLLRLGYGSFVTPSTVYDYDPATGSLTLRKQQPVLGGYDPADYAQARVWATAQDGASIPVSLVWKRSFGDAGATPRPVHLYGYGSYEHSIEPSFSVARLSELDRGVVFAVAHVRGGGEMGRQWYEDGKLLAKRNTFTDFVDCASHLVDHGYTTPEQLVAEGGSAGGLLMGAVANLAPELFAGILADVPFVDALTTILDPSLPLTVIEWDEWGDPLHDPDVYAYMKSYSPYENVREGVRYPRILAVTSFNDTRVLYVEPAKWVARLREVDADAMLKCEMVAGHGGVSGRYNTWRERAFELAWLLDVLGVA; via the coding sequence GTGACCGACAACGCCGCATCCGTTCAGCCCCCCCGAGCGCTCCGCGAGCCGCGCATCCGCCGCCATCACGGCGACGAGTTCGCCGACCCCTACGAATGGATGCGCGCGAAGGACGACGAACGCGTCACCGCGCACCTCGAGGCCGAGAACGCCTACACCGACGCCCGCACCGCGCACCTCGAACCGCTGCGGCAGCGCATCTTCGACGAGATCAAGGACCGGACCCTCGAGACGGACCTCTCCGTCCCCGCGCGCCGCGGCGACTGGTGGTACTACTCGCGCACGGTCGAGGGCAAGCAGTACGGCATCCACTGCCGCGCGCCCATCGCCGACCCGGAGGACTGGACGCCGCCCGAGCCCACCGCGGGCGAGCCGCTGCCGGGCGAGCAGGTGCTCCTCGACGGCAACGAGGAGGCCGACGGGCTGGAGTTCTTCTCCCTGGGCACCTTCGACGTGTCCGCCGACGGCAGGCTGCTCCTGTACGGGATCGACGCGACCGGCGACGAGCGATACACGCTGCGCGTCCGGGATCTCGAGACCGGCGAGACGCTTCCGGACGTCATCGAGGACACCTTCTCCGGGGCCGAGCTGTCCCCCGACTCGCGCTACGTCGTGTACTCCACGGTGGACGAAGCATGGCGCCCGGACACCGTGTGGCTGCATGAGCTCGGGACGCCCACCGCATCCGATCGCACGCTGTTCCACGAGCCGGACGAGAAGTACTGGGTGGGCGCCGGGTTCACGCGCAGCGAGCGGTTCCTCGTGATCGGCGTCGGGTCGTCCATCACGTCCGAGGAATGGCTCGTCCCGGCGGACGACCTGCACGCGGAACCCCGTGTGGTGTGGCCGCGCACGGAGGGCGTGGAGTCCGACTCCGCGCACGCCGTCGTGGACGGCGAGGACGTGCTGTACATCCTGCACAACCAGGACGCCCTCGACTTCGAGCTCGTGCGCGTGCCGGTGGCCGACCCCGGCGGCGAGCGCCAGGTCGTCATCCCGCACGTCCCTGGGCACCGTCTGCTGGGCGTGTCCACCTTCCGGGACTGGGGCGTGGTCGGGTACCGCCGTGAGGGCATCGCGCGCATCGGGATGCTGGACTACGCGACCTCGTCGGTGCGGGAGATCCCGTTCTACGAGCCGCTCTACTCGGTCGGCACGGCAGGCAACCCGGAGTGGGCGCCGCCGCTGCTGCGCCTGGGCTACGGGTCCTTCGTGACGCCCTCGACCGTCTACGACTACGACCCCGCCACGGGCTCGCTGACCCTGCGCAAGCAGCAGCCGGTGCTGGGCGGGTACGACCCCGCCGACTACGCCCAGGCGCGGGTGTGGGCGACGGCTCAGGATGGCGCGTCGATCCCGGTGTCCCTGGTCTGGAAGCGCTCGTTCGGCGATGCCGGCGCGACGCCCCGGCCGGTCCACCTCTACGGCTACGGCTCGTACGAGCACTCCATCGAGCCGTCGTTCTCGGTGGCGCGCCTGTCGGAACTCGACCGCGGCGTCGTCTTCGCCGTCGCGCACGTGCGCGGAGGCGGCGAGATGGGCCGCCAGTGGTACGAGGACGGGAAGCTCCTGGCCAAGCGCAACACGTTCACCGACTTCGTCGACTGCGCGTCGCACCTGGTCGATCACGGCTACACCACACCGGAGCAGCTCGTCGCAGAGGGCGGCTCGGCGGGCGGCCTGCTGATGGGAGCGGTGGCGAACCTGGCCCCCGAGCTGTTCGCCGGCATCCTGGCCGACGTCCCCTTCGTGGACGCCCTCACCACCATCCTGGACCCCTCGCTGCCGCTCACGGTGATCGAGTGGGACGAGTGGGGCGACCCGCTGCACGACCCCGACGTGTACGCCTACATGAAGTCGTACTCGCCCTACGAGAACGTGCGCGAGGGTGTGCGCTACCCCCGCATCCTGGCGGTCACCTCGTTCAACGACACCCGGGTGCTGTATGTCGAGCCCGCCAAGTGGGTGGCGCGCCTGCGCGAGGTCGACGCCGACGCGATGCTCAAGTGCGAGATGGTCGCCGGGCACGGCGGGGTGAGCGGTCGCTACAACACGTGGCGCGAGCGCGCGTTCGAGCTGGCCTGGCTGCTGGACGTGCTCGGCGTCGCCTGA
- a CDS encoding 6-phosphofructokinase, with product MKIGILTSGGDCPGLNAVIRGVVLKGTTTYDLEFVGIRDGWRGVVDADFFPLTRHEVKGLSKVGGTILGTSRTNPYEGPRGGAENIAKTLYGHRIDGIIAIGGEGTLAAANRLANDGINVLGVPKTIDNDLRATDYSFGFDTAVNIATDAMDRLRTTGDSHQRCMVAEVMGRHVGWIALHAGIAAGAHVICIPEVPMSIEEITEQVAKAHDRGRAPLVVVSEGFKLTGMEEAFSDKGLDAFNRPRLGGISEILAPEIERITGIETRSTVLGHIQRGGSPSAFDRVLATRLGLHAADAIVAQAWGQMVAMRGTDIVRVPFEAALGELNSVPLYRYEEAAALFG from the coding sequence ATGAAGATCGGTATTCTCACGAGCGGCGGCGATTGCCCCGGGCTCAACGCCGTCATCCGCGGCGTCGTGCTGAAGGGGACGACCACTTACGACCTCGAGTTCGTCGGTATCCGCGACGGCTGGCGCGGTGTGGTCGACGCGGACTTCTTCCCGCTCACGCGGCACGAGGTGAAGGGGCTGTCCAAGGTCGGCGGCACCATCCTCGGCACGAGCCGCACGAACCCCTACGAGGGTCCGCGCGGGGGAGCGGAGAACATCGCGAAGACGCTGTACGGTCACCGCATCGACGGGATCATCGCCATCGGCGGCGAGGGCACCCTGGCCGCGGCCAACCGTCTGGCCAACGACGGCATCAACGTCCTGGGGGTTCCCAAGACCATCGACAACGATCTGCGCGCGACCGACTACTCGTTCGGGTTCGACACCGCGGTGAACATCGCCACCGATGCCATGGACCGCCTCCGCACCACCGGCGACTCGCACCAGCGGTGCATGGTCGCCGAGGTGATGGGCAGGCACGTGGGCTGGATCGCCCTGCACGCCGGCATCGCCGCCGGCGCACACGTGATCTGCATCCCCGAGGTGCCCATGTCGATCGAGGAGATCACCGAGCAGGTCGCGAAGGCGCACGATCGCGGGCGCGCCCCGCTCGTCGTGGTCTCCGAGGGCTTCAAACTGACCGGGATGGAGGAGGCGTTCAGCGACAAGGGACTGGACGCGTTCAACCGCCCGCGCCTCGGCGGCATCAGCGAGATCCTCGCGCCCGAGATCGAGCGGATCACCGGTATCGAGACCCGCTCCACGGTCCTCGGCCACATCCAGCGCGGCGGCTCGCCCTCCGCCTTCGACCGCGTCCTGGCCACCCGCCTGGGGCTGCACGCCGCCGACGCGATCGTGGCCCAGGCCTGGGGTCAGATGGTCGCCATGCGCGGCACCGACATCGTGCGGGTGCCGTTCGAGGCGGCGCTGGGGGAGCTCAACTCGGTGCCGCTGTACCGCTACGAGGAAGCCGCCGCCCTCTTCGGCTGA
- a CDS encoding molybdopterin-dependent oxidoreductase has protein sequence MTAEPRSRGMLWAAASGLIAAGAFLAVAELTGLLTARGSGPLEAVGGFVVDIVPRPVKEFAISTFGDADKAVLLGGLLVAAAVGAALAGMLEFRRPPWGSVLLGVVAVAVGASLVTRAAAGALDVLPAVAGGAVGILILRALCMRLRRWRATEPAGPSADAPVDPAAPALAGRRAFLRLALISTAAAVVVGAGSRLVSGASTSIRAIRSALRLPAPRTTVTVPSGAELDVPGISPLLTPNADFYRVDTALIVPQVDPADWRLVIDGMVEDRVELTFDDLLARGLDEYAVTLTCVSNEVGGDLVGTAIWQGVPVRDLLRMARPSADADMVLSRSVDGFTASTPLESLTDDGLDAILAVAMNGEPLPLEHGFPVRMVVPGLYGYVSATKWLDRLTVTRFDREEAYWTPRGYSAKAPIKMSSRIDTPRVDRSVTAGPTVIGGVAWAQPTGIGRVEVRIDDGQWQQATLSTPLSAATWVQWMLPWDARPGRHTLTVRAYDSAGNRQAEERAPIAPDGSSGWQQTLVTVT, from the coding sequence ATGACCGCAGAGCCACGATCGCGCGGGATGCTGTGGGCCGCGGCGAGCGGTCTGATCGCCGCCGGCGCCTTCCTCGCGGTGGCGGAGCTCACCGGTCTGCTCACCGCACGGGGCTCCGGGCCGCTCGAGGCGGTCGGCGGCTTCGTCGTGGACATCGTGCCCCGCCCGGTGAAGGAGTTCGCGATCTCCACGTTCGGCGACGCCGACAAGGCGGTGCTCCTCGGCGGCCTCCTGGTGGCCGCCGCCGTGGGCGCCGCGCTCGCCGGGATGCTGGAGTTCCGCCGCCCACCGTGGGGCTCCGTGCTGCTCGGGGTCGTGGCGGTGGCGGTGGGCGCCTCGCTCGTCACCCGCGCCGCGGCGGGAGCGCTCGACGTCCTGCCCGCCGTCGCCGGCGGCGCCGTCGGCATCCTGATCCTCCGCGCCCTCTGCATGCGGCTGCGCAGGTGGCGGGCCACCGAGCCGGCCGGTCCTTCCGCGGACGCGCCCGTCGATCCGGCCGCTCCCGCCCTGGCCGGGCGACGTGCGTTCCTCCGCCTGGCGCTGATCAGCACCGCGGCAGCCGTCGTCGTCGGGGCGGGATCCCGCCTGGTGAGCGGGGCGAGCACCTCGATCCGCGCCATCCGCTCCGCGCTGCGGCTGCCCGCCCCGCGCACGACCGTGACGGTCCCGTCCGGCGCCGAGCTCGACGTGCCCGGTATCTCGCCGCTGCTCACCCCCAACGCGGACTTCTACCGGGTGGACACCGCGCTCATCGTCCCGCAGGTCGATCCGGCGGACTGGCGGCTCGTCATCGACGGAATGGTCGAGGATCGCGTGGAGCTCACCTTCGACGACCTGCTCGCTCGGGGCCTGGACGAGTACGCCGTCACCCTGACGTGCGTCTCCAACGAGGTCGGAGGGGATCTCGTGGGCACCGCGATCTGGCAGGGCGTTCCGGTTCGGGACCTGCTGCGGATGGCGCGGCCCTCAGCGGATGCCGACATGGTGCTCTCCCGCAGCGTCGACGGCTTCACCGCGAGCACGCCCCTGGAGTCGCTCACCGATGACGGCCTGGACGCCATCCTCGCGGTCGCGATGAACGGGGAGCCCCTCCCCCTGGAGCACGGATTCCCCGTGCGCATGGTCGTCCCTGGCCTGTACGGCTACGTATCGGCCACCAAATGGCTCGACCGCCTCACGGTGACCCGGTTCGACCGGGAGGAGGCCTACTGGACGCCGCGCGGGTACAGCGCGAAAGCCCCCATCAAGATGTCCTCGCGCATCGACACCCCCCGGGTGGACCGCTCCGTCACGGCAGGACCGACGGTGATCGGCGGGGTGGCGTGGGCGCAACCGACCGGGATCGGACGCGTCGAGGTGCGCATCGACGACGGCCAGTGGCAGCAGGCGACCCTGTCGACGCCGCTCAGCGCGGCGACGTGGGTGCAATGGATGCTGCCCTGGGACGCCCGCCCCGGCCGGCACACGCTGACCGTCCGCGCCTACGACAGCGCGGGGAACCGCCAGGCGGAGGAACGCGCCCCCATCGCCCCGGACGGCTCCTCGGGCTGGCAGCAGACGCTCGTCACCGTGACGTGA